Proteins from a single region of Symphalangus syndactylus isolate Jambi chromosome 12, NHGRI_mSymSyn1-v2.1_pri, whole genome shotgun sequence:
- the LOC134734715 gene encoding cornifin-like, translating to MNSHKQKQPFTSPRQLQQQQVKQHSQPPPQEPFVPITKEPCCTKVPEPGCTKVPEPGCAKVLEPIYTKFPEPHPSTVTSGPAQQKSKQK from the exons ATGAATTCCCACAAGCAGAAGCAGCCCTTTACCTCACCCCGTCAGCTTCAACAGCAGCAGGTGAAACAACACAGCCAGCCTCCCCCTCAGGAACCATTTGTTCCCATAACCAAGGAGCCAT GCTGCACCAAGGTCCCTGAGCCAGGCTGCACCAAGGTCCCTGAGCCAGGCTGCGCCAAGGTCCTTGAGCCAATCTACACCAAGTTTCCAGAGCCACATCCTTCAACAGTCACTTCAGGCCCAGCTCAGCAGAAGTCCAAGCAGAAGTAA